In Polyangiaceae bacterium, a genomic segment contains:
- a CDS encoding response regulator: MSRSAAASQARPRKVLVVDDGSSGAGLKQAGFEVVTRTMAVGTLAAILRERPDVVVLDIHMPLLSAEDVIAGVRRHPALHDTVVLLHSSTPRLELAELARKWKADDWLEKTDDASALVKLVRHWVASPRRRGPAPRGPSSGVRKIGLLPELLLACAPSTAGRLQASLANHFMVSNTDSGAEALRRICSTRPPDFVVIGTSLADLGHARVTRCAHELDPRWSRRLIVLSEAPAPSEEGAVEIEALLAHMLELIR, translated from the coding sequence ATGTCCAGAAGCGCCGCCGCTTCCCAGGCTCGACCGCGCAAGGTCCTCGTCGTCGACGACGGCTCCTCTGGCGCCGGTCTGAAGCAGGCGGGCTTCGAGGTCGTCACGCGCACGATGGCCGTCGGCACCCTGGCCGCCATCTTGCGGGAGCGCCCCGACGTGGTGGTGCTGGACATTCACATGCCGCTCCTCTCCGCGGAGGACGTGATCGCGGGGGTTCGACGGCACCCGGCGCTGCACGACACCGTCGTGTTGCTCCATTCGTCGACGCCGCGCCTCGAGCTGGCGGAGCTGGCCCGCAAATGGAAAGCGGACGACTGGCTCGAGAAGACCGACGACGCCTCGGCGCTGGTGAAGCTCGTGCGCCACTGGGTTGCCTCTCCGCGCCGGCGTGGCCCTGCACCCCGAGGGCCCAGCTCCGGCGTGCGCAAGATCGGGCTGCTGCCCGAGCTACTGCTCGCCTGCGCTCCGTCCACCGCCGGCCGGCTGCAGGCGTCCTTGGCCAATCACTTCATGGTCAGCAACACGGACTCCGGGGCGGAGGCCCTGCGCCGCATCTGCTCCACGCGTCCGCCGGACTTCGTGGTGATCGGAACCTCCCTCGCGGATCTGGGCCATGCCCGCGTGACCCGCTGCGCCCACGAGCTCGATCCGCGCTGGAGTCGCAGACTCATCGTGCTGTCGGAAGCGCCCGCGCCGTCCGAGGAGGGCGCCGTAGAGATCGAAGCGCTGCTCGCGCACATGCTCGAGTTGATCCGCTGA
- a CDS encoding TetR/AcrR family transcriptional regulator yields the protein MARIDSKTKSETRLRLLEAAAAHFATHGLDRANLDELTRAAGVAKGTLYNYFPSKEELFFAVIAEGARRAAERYATVEDRGSARERLRALAEADVSVLREEEAFIKVVVREAMSFREETYPKILEHLGPYVARVESVIAEGARDGELRQDVPSVQLALMFVGTLTMLYVQHWGSDGAWPALDDVPDLAVTAFVEGAGKR from the coding sequence ATGGCCCGCATCGACTCGAAGACGAAATCCGAAACCCGCCTCCGCCTGCTGGAGGCCGCCGCCGCGCACTTCGCCACTCACGGCCTCGACCGCGCGAACCTGGACGAGCTCACCCGCGCCGCCGGCGTGGCGAAGGGCACGCTGTACAACTACTTCCCGTCCAAGGAAGAGCTGTTCTTCGCCGTCATCGCCGAGGGCGCCCGGCGCGCCGCCGAGCGCTACGCCACGGTCGAAGATCGAGGTTCTGCGCGCGAGCGCCTGCGTGCGTTGGCAGAAGCCGACGTGTCCGTGCTCCGCGAGGAAGAAGCGTTCATCAAGGTCGTGGTGCGCGAGGCAATGAGCTTCCGCGAAGAGACGTACCCGAAGATCTTGGAGCACCTGGGACCTTACGTCGCGCGGGTGGAGAGCGTGATCGCCGAGGGTGCGCGGGACGGCGAGCTGCGACAGGACGTTCCCTCGGTGCAGCTCGCGCTGATGTTCGTTGGGACGCTCACCATGCTGTACGTGCAGCACTGGGGAAGTGACGGAGCCTGGCCCGCCCTGGACGACGTGCCGGACCTCGCCGTGACGGCATTCGTGGAAGGAGCAGGGAAGAGATGA
- a CDS encoding ATP-binding cassette domain-containing protein, producing MLTTNDVTMRFGSKVLFDHVSVTFNDGERYGLSGPNGAGKTTFMRILAGVAEPTSGHVTHRGRLGVLEQDHSLYVNDRIIDVVLMGNPKLWEALSEKHQLLEKGHDITEDEGMRLGELEVTIAEEDGYTAENEATALLEGLGVPEKLHTEKLEILQGGDRVRVLLAKALFGHPDTLLLDEPTNTLDIASIRWLEGFLAAYDGALIVISHDRHFLNEVCTKIADIDYETIIVYPGGYDDMISAKAEARSSLELANDAKQKKVAKLQEFVQRFRAGSRASQVKSREKALEREKKAMVDLKRSNIERPFIRFEQERASGKNPLNVINLSKTFDDDLEICKGFNLSVMRGDKIAIVGRNGIGKTTMMRLMLEQLERDSGDVEWGYETRIGYMPQEHSEVIERSDVSARDWLRGFKAECDEENLRALFGRLLFRKDEPLKPTKVLSGGETVRLILAKLMLEQPNVLMLDEPTNHLDLEAIRALTEALRVYEGTAIFITHDRNMVDRVATRILEMTEDGIREISPTAFHEGHFLEKHRTYTAAPAY from the coding sequence ATGCTGACGACCAACGACGTAACGATGCGATTCGGGAGCAAGGTCCTCTTCGATCACGTGAGCGTCACCTTCAACGATGGTGAGCGCTATGGCCTCTCGGGGCCCAACGGCGCGGGCAAGACCACGTTCATGCGCATCCTCGCCGGCGTCGCCGAGCCGACCTCGGGGCACGTGACTCATCGCGGGCGTCTCGGTGTGTTGGAGCAGGACCACTCGCTGTACGTGAACGACCGCATCATCGACGTGGTGCTGATGGGCAATCCCAAGCTGTGGGAGGCGCTCTCGGAGAAGCACCAGCTGCTCGAGAAGGGTCACGACATCACGGAAGACGAGGGCATGCGCCTCGGGGAGCTCGAGGTCACCATCGCGGAGGAAGACGGCTACACCGCCGAGAACGAAGCCACCGCGTTGCTCGAAGGCCTCGGCGTTCCCGAGAAGCTGCACACGGAGAAGCTCGAGATCCTACAAGGTGGAGATCGCGTGCGCGTGCTGCTGGCCAAGGCGCTCTTCGGTCATCCGGACACGTTGCTGCTCGACGAGCCCACGAACACCTTGGACATCGCCAGCATCCGCTGGCTGGAAGGCTTCTTGGCGGCCTACGACGGCGCGCTCATCGTGATCAGCCACGATCGCCACTTTCTCAACGAGGTGTGCACCAAGATCGCGGACATCGACTACGAGACCATCATCGTCTACCCCGGCGGCTACGACGACATGATCAGCGCCAAGGCGGAGGCGCGCTCGTCCCTGGAGCTGGCCAACGACGCCAAGCAGAAGAAGGTGGCCAAGCTGCAGGAGTTCGTGCAGCGCTTCCGCGCGGGCTCCCGCGCCAGCCAGGTGAAGTCCCGCGAGAAGGCGCTGGAGCGCGAGAAGAAGGCCATGGTCGATCTCAAGCGCTCCAACATCGAGCGGCCCTTCATTCGCTTCGAGCAGGAGCGCGCCAGCGGCAAGAACCCGCTGAACGTGATCAACCTGAGCAAGACCTTCGACGACGACCTCGAGATCTGCAAAGGCTTCAACCTCAGCGTCATGCGCGGCGACAAGATCGCCATCGTGGGTCGCAACGGCATCGGCAAGACCACGATGATGCGACTGATGCTGGAGCAGCTCGAGCGTGACAGCGGCGACGTGGAGTGGGGCTACGAGACCCGCATCGGCTACATGCCGCAGGAGCACTCCGAGGTCATCGAGCGCTCGGACGTGAGCGCGCGGGACTGGCTCCGGGGCTTCAAGGCGGAGTGTGACGAAGAGAACCTGCGCGCGCTGTTCGGCCGCCTGCTCTTCCGCAAGGACGAGCCCCTCAAGCCCACCAAGGTGCTGTCCGGTGGCGAAACGGTTCGCCTCATCTTGGCCAAGCTCATGCTGGAGCAGCCCAACGTGCTCATGCTGGACGAGCCCACGAACCATCTGGATCTGGAAGCCATCCGCGCTCTCACGGAGGCGCTCCGCGTGTACGAGGGCACCGCCATCTTCATCACCCACGACCGCAACATGGTGGACCGCGTGGCCACGCGGATCCTGGAGATGACGGAAGACGGCATCCGCGAGATCAGCCCCACGGCGTTCCACGAGGGGCACTTCCTCGAGAAGCACCGCACCTACACCGCCGCCCCGGCGTACTGA
- a CDS encoding 4Fe-4S dicluster domain-containing protein, producing the protein MIRDLLFGMLPHRARTGLLAIGNPGRDAPVLLTGNYTETIRQMRRALAGQDVWLLCANSKGINVWCAAGGGHLTHHDVISALRTSGVEEKVDHRELILPQLAATGVERTVITERTGWETRWGPARLEDLPAFLARGRRVHKGERFMRFPLGERLRMAVMWGTPMLLVAGPILGFLGGLRVAAAGAVCIPVLVAGPFVALPKLGLRRRWVSLGLFALCGVAAGSGVLLSLSALTPGSLATLAITGAILAGILSVDIAGTTPWYPSTVAAGKNPATIELVEDRCTGAADCVQVCPREVLRMNGQRRKVEITKPEQCIQCGACIVQCPDDALRFRYRDGSVVEADVIRRTRMNMLGKRKEMLR; encoded by the coding sequence ATGATCCGCGATCTGCTCTTCGGCATGCTGCCCCACCGCGCGCGCACCGGCCTCTTGGCCATTGGCAACCCGGGGCGCGACGCCCCGGTGCTGCTCACCGGAAACTACACGGAGACGATCCGCCAAATGCGCCGCGCGCTGGCGGGCCAGGACGTGTGGCTCCTGTGTGCCAACAGCAAAGGCATCAACGTGTGGTGCGCCGCCGGCGGTGGCCACCTGACCCATCACGACGTGATCAGCGCGCTGCGTACCAGCGGCGTGGAGGAAAAGGTGGATCACCGCGAGCTGATCTTGCCGCAGCTGGCAGCCACCGGCGTGGAGCGCACGGTGATCACCGAGCGCACCGGCTGGGAAACCCGCTGGGGTCCTGCGCGCCTCGAAGACTTGCCGGCGTTCCTCGCCCGCGGGCGCCGCGTGCACAAGGGCGAGCGCTTCATGCGCTTTCCCCTGGGCGAGCGGCTGCGCATGGCCGTGATGTGGGGCACGCCCATGTTGCTCGTGGCAGGTCCCATCCTCGGGTTTCTTGGGGGTTTGCGCGTCGCGGCAGCCGGCGCGGTGTGCATCCCGGTGCTGGTCGCCGGTCCCTTCGTCGCGCTGCCCAAGCTGGGGCTCCGGCGGCGCTGGGTGTCGTTGGGACTCTTCGCCCTGTGCGGCGTTGCCGCGGGGAGCGGCGTGCTGCTCTCGTTGTCGGCGCTGACGCCGGGGAGCCTCGCGACGCTCGCCATCACTGGGGCGATCCTCGCCGGCATTCTCTCGGTCGACATTGCCGGCACCACGCCCTGGTATCCGTCGACCGTCGCGGCCGGCAAGAACCCCGCGACCATCGAGCTGGTGGAAGATCGCTGTACCGGCGCCGCAGATTGCGTCCAGGTCTGCCCGCGCGAGGTGCTGCGCATGAACGGTCAGCGTCGCAAGGTCGAGATCACGAAGCCGGAGCAGTGCATCCAGTGCGGCGCGTGCATCGTCCAGTGCCCGGACGACGCCCTACGCTTCCGCTACCGCGACGGCAGCGTCGTCGAAGCGGACGTGATTCGCCGCACGCGCATGAACATGCTGGGCAAGCGCAAGGAAATGCTTCGCTAA
- a CDS encoding methyltransferase domain-containing protein — MSSFVWMKVLESTPERYDRGVRMLSRGRIAAVYERIAEIAAAPGRRVLDVGTGTGAVALACAARGADVMAIDIDAGMLEMARQKADSRRTDIQWKQASAAEIEDVVPERSLDAVVSCLAFSELSQDEQSYALRVARTRLVPGGVLVIADEAKPEGARGALHELARLPLAAATYLLTQTTTRPVKGLVERVREAGFVDVREERRWGGSFVIVEGRAP; from the coding sequence ATGAGCAGCTTCGTTTGGATGAAAGTGTTGGAGTCCACGCCGGAGAGGTACGACCGCGGCGTGCGCATGCTGTCCCGCGGGCGCATCGCGGCGGTGTACGAGCGCATTGCCGAGATCGCCGCAGCGCCCGGGCGCCGCGTGTTGGACGTGGGCACCGGCACCGGAGCCGTGGCCCTCGCCTGCGCGGCCCGCGGCGCCGACGTCATGGCCATCGATATCGACGCCGGAATGCTGGAAATGGCGCGCCAAAAGGCAGACTCGCGGCGGACCGACATCCAATGGAAACAGGCGAGCGCTGCCGAAATCGAGGACGTCGTGCCCGAGCGCTCCCTCGATGCCGTGGTGAGCTGCCTGGCCTTCAGCGAGCTGTCGCAGGACGAGCAGAGCTACGCGCTCCGGGTGGCGCGCACGCGCCTTGTGCCGGGCGGCGTGCTGGTGATCGCCGATGAAGCGAAGCCTGAGGGCGCCCGAGGTGCGCTGCACGAGCTCGCGCGCTTGCCGCTGGCCGCTGCCACCTACTTGCTCACGCAGACGACGACGCGACCGGTGAAGGGCCTCGTGGAGCGCGTGCGCGAAGCGGGCTTCGTCGACGTTCGCGAGGAGCGGCGCTGGGGCGGCTCCTTCGTGATCGTGGAAGGGCGGGCGCCATGA